The following coding sequences lie in one Streptomyces sp. NBC_00510 genomic window:
- a CDS encoding SDR family NAD(P)-dependent oxidoreductase, which translates to MTAQTRIGTGFGARTIAREVLRGIDLTGKLAVVTGGHAGLGRETTRALAGAGAHVVVAARRPEVAREALVGIGGTEADALDLADLDSVRGFSERFLASGRGIDLLIGNAGIMACPETRVGPGWEAQFATNHLGHHALVNRLWPALARRGGRVVSVSSQGHQLSGIRWDDVMFERDYDKWAAYGQAKTANALFAVELDRLGREAGVRAFSVHPGVILTDLARHVPLEERVAAGWIDAEGNPADPALKTPQQGAATQVWAATSPMLAGRGGLYCEDCDVAERLTEDADGLTGGVRDHAADPEQAARLWRLSAELTGVDAFAAGA; encoded by the coding sequence ATGACAGCTCAGACCAGGATCGGAACCGGATTCGGTGCCCGCACGATCGCGCGGGAGGTGCTGCGCGGGATCGACCTCACCGGGAAGCTCGCAGTCGTCACCGGTGGTCACGCGGGCCTCGGACGGGAGACCACACGCGCCCTCGCCGGCGCGGGCGCCCACGTCGTGGTGGCCGCCCGGCGTCCCGAAGTAGCAAGGGAGGCCCTCGTGGGGATCGGCGGAACGGAGGCGGACGCGCTCGACCTCGCCGACCTCGACAGCGTCCGCGGCTTCTCCGAGCGCTTCCTCGCCTCCGGCCGCGGCATCGACCTGCTGATCGGCAACGCCGGGATCATGGCCTGCCCGGAGACCCGGGTGGGCCCGGGCTGGGAGGCGCAGTTCGCCACCAACCACCTCGGGCACCACGCCCTGGTCAACCGGTTGTGGCCGGCGCTCGCCAGGCGTGGTGGGCGCGTGGTCTCGGTGTCCTCGCAGGGCCATCAGCTTTCGGGCATCCGCTGGGACGACGTCATGTTCGAGCGCGACTACGACAAGTGGGCGGCGTACGGGCAGGCGAAGACCGCGAACGCGCTGTTCGCCGTCGAGCTGGACCGGCTGGGCCGGGAGGCGGGTGTACGGGCGTTCTCGGTGCACCCGGGCGTGATCCTCACGGACCTGGCCCGTCACGTCCCGCTGGAGGAGAGGGTCGCCGCGGGCTGGATCGACGCGGAGGGCAACCCCGCCGATCCGGCGCTCAAGACACCGCAGCAGGGCGCGGCGACCCAGGTCTGGGCCGCCACGTCACCGATGCTCGCCGGCAGGGGCGGTCTCTACTGCGAGGACTGCGACGTGGCGGAACGCCTCACCGAGGACGCGGACGGGCTCACCGGCGGGGTCCGCGACCACGCCGCCGACCCCGAGCAGGCCGCGCGCCTGTGGCGGCTGTCCGCGGAGCTGACCGGCGTCGACGCGTTCGCCGCGGGCGCCTGA
- a CDS encoding 2-dehydropantoate 2-reductase translates to MRIAVVGAGGVGGYFGTRLAEAGNEVTFVARGRHLEAIRANGGLAVRSPLGEFRAPADLFVPDIGDVGPADVVLVAVKLWDTEDVATRLRGLAEAGARVISLQNGVRKDTVLRRHLPPEAVWGGVCYISAVIEEPGVVSHRGTMQKLVFGPYDGEGAARAEEFREVCGKAGVDAEVSADIARVVWQKFVFLTGLSGTTSAVRQPIGVVRADPATRSLLRDVMAEVVAVGRASGVHLDESFVDEQLAFCDTLPAAMTSSMHNDLEQGNRLELPWLSGGVADLGRELGVPTPRNRTVADILAPYVPGRPRVG, encoded by the coding sequence ATGCGCATCGCGGTCGTGGGAGCGGGCGGAGTGGGGGGCTACTTCGGCACCCGCCTCGCGGAGGCGGGCAACGAGGTCACCTTCGTCGCCCGCGGTCGGCATCTGGAGGCGATCCGGGCCAACGGCGGGCTGGCCGTCCGCAGTCCGCTGGGGGAGTTCCGGGCACCGGCCGACCTGTTCGTGCCGGACATCGGCGACGTCGGTCCCGCCGACGTCGTGCTGGTCGCGGTCAAGCTGTGGGACACCGAGGACGTCGCCACCCGGCTGCGCGGCCTCGCCGAGGCGGGCGCGCGGGTGATCTCCCTCCAGAACGGCGTCCGGAAGGACACGGTCCTGCGCCGGCACCTGCCGCCCGAGGCCGTGTGGGGCGGGGTCTGCTACATCTCCGCCGTCATCGAGGAACCCGGCGTCGTCTCCCACCGCGGGACGATGCAGAAGCTGGTCTTCGGCCCGTACGACGGAGAAGGGGCCGCCCGGGCGGAGGAGTTCCGCGAGGTGTGCGGGAAGGCCGGCGTCGACGCGGAGGTCAGCGCCGACATCGCGCGGGTCGTGTGGCAGAAGTTCGTGTTCCTCACGGGCCTGTCGGGCACCACCTCGGCCGTGCGCCAGCCGATCGGCGTCGTCCGCGCCGATCCCGCGACGCGGTCGCTGCTGCGGGACGTCATGGCGGAGGTCGTCGCCGTCGGCCGGGCCTCGGGCGTGCACCTCGACGAGTCCTTCGTCGACGAGCAACTGGCCTTCTGCGACACGCTGCCAGCCGCGATGACCTCCTCCATGCACAACGACCTGGAGCAGGGCAACCGCCTGGAACTGCCGTGGCTCAGCGGAGGCGTCGCCGACCTCGGCCGCGAACTGGGCGTCCCCACGCCCCGCAACCGCACCGTGGCCGACATCCTCGCGCCCTATGTGCCGGGCCGGCCGCGCGTGGGGTGA
- a CDS encoding LysR family transcriptional regulator — protein sequence MELRELRVFVAVAEEGGMSAAARRLHVSQSALSQTVTALERQLGVKLLVRSSSGVRTTEAGAVLLSEARSVLARHDQAVRTMAALTTQGGGTLRLGIPLELPPDLLTPVLTELSRAYPDTRVQARHLSTAAQLEALHADELDVGLTRERPAGPEFDAMLVVRENLGVLLGADQAAELAGPHGVRLECLAGLEWVGFPRAGSPAWWDELTSVLRSHGLDVGPEAGAGEPLIAEVKLAAVITGRAFALAPPNWAQPIPETVVWSPLVGDPLVRRTWAVWPSSSHRRDLGRFIAAFAQPVSP from the coding sequence ATGGAACTGCGGGAGCTGCGTGTCTTCGTCGCCGTGGCCGAGGAGGGCGGGATGTCCGCCGCGGCGCGGCGGCTGCACGTGAGCCAGTCGGCGCTGTCGCAGACCGTCACCGCGCTGGAGCGTCAACTCGGCGTCAAACTCCTGGTGCGGTCCAGTTCCGGCGTACGGACGACGGAGGCCGGGGCGGTCCTGCTCTCCGAGGCGCGCTCCGTGCTCGCGCGCCACGACCAGGCCGTGCGGACGATGGCGGCCCTGACGACGCAGGGCGGGGGCACCCTGCGGCTGGGCATCCCGCTGGAGCTGCCGCCCGACCTGCTGACCCCCGTGCTCACCGAGTTGTCCCGGGCCTACCCCGACACCCGGGTGCAGGCCCGTCATCTGTCCACGGCGGCCCAGCTGGAGGCGCTGCACGCGGACGAGCTCGACGTCGGCCTGACGCGTGAGCGCCCGGCAGGGCCCGAGTTCGACGCGATGCTGGTGGTCCGGGAGAACCTCGGGGTGCTGCTCGGGGCCGACCAGGCGGCCGAACTCGCCGGACCGCACGGCGTCCGCCTGGAGTGCCTGGCGGGGCTGGAGTGGGTGGGCTTCCCCCGCGCCGGGAGCCCCGCGTGGTGGGACGAGCTGACCTCGGTGCTGCGCAGCCACGGGCTGGACGTGGGTCCCGAGGCGGGCGCGGGGGAGCCGCTGATCGCGGAGGTGAAGCTGGCGGCCGTGATCACCGGACGGGCGTTCGCGCTGGCCCCGCCGAACTGGGCGCAGCCGATCCCCGAAACGGTCGTGTGGTCGCCCCTGGTGGGAGATCCCCTGGTCCGCAGGACCTGGGCGGTGTGGCCGTCCAGTTCGCACCGGCGTGACCTCGGCCGTTTCATCGCCGCCTTCGCCCAGCCGGTGTCGCCGTAG
- a CDS encoding glycosyl hydrolase produces the protein MTPRFGVNYTPSQGWFHHWLDFDLDAVRADLESIARLGLDHIRVFPLWPLFQPNRTLIRPRAVEQLVALVDAAAEHGLDVNVDGLQGHLSSFDFLPSWTAAWHRRNIFTDPDVVAAEAEYLRTLAAALADRPNFLGMTVGNEINQFSGPPHPDPDPIGPAEAEAWLRLMLDACERGAPGKLHLHAEYDAAWYQDDHAFTPAQAARLGFATAVHSWVFNGTAQRHGHAGAATEHHAAYLIELSKAWATDPHRPVWLQEVGAPAPVVPPEHAAAFATATVAGALDCEDVWGVTWWCSHDVARSLADFPELEYTLGLLTNDREVKPAGTAVARAVAELRDRGYAPRPRTTALVVDVGDALTAPRRAGCAPGGEVFEAWAALTARGVRPALVLADRAADAAHLAARGITEVVTPAQAR, from the coding sequence ATGACACCGCGCTTCGGCGTCAACTACACGCCCAGCCAGGGCTGGTTCCACCACTGGCTCGACTTCGACCTCGACGCCGTCCGCGCCGATCTGGAGTCCATCGCCCGCCTCGGCCTGGACCACATCCGGGTCTTCCCGCTGTGGCCGCTGTTCCAGCCCAACCGCACCCTGATCCGGCCGCGCGCCGTGGAGCAGCTGGTCGCGCTGGTCGACGCCGCAGCCGAGCACGGCCTGGACGTCAACGTGGACGGGTTGCAGGGCCACCTGTCGAGCTTCGACTTCCTGCCCTCCTGGACGGCCGCCTGGCACCGCCGGAACATCTTCACCGACCCGGACGTCGTCGCCGCCGAGGCCGAGTACCTGCGCACGCTCGCCGCCGCGCTCGCCGACCGGCCCAACTTCCTCGGCATGACCGTGGGCAACGAGATCAACCAGTTCTCCGGCCCGCCGCACCCGGACCCGGACCCCATCGGCCCGGCCGAGGCGGAGGCCTGGCTGCGCCTGATGCTCGACGCGTGCGAGCGCGGCGCCCCCGGCAAGCTCCACCTGCACGCCGAGTACGACGCCGCCTGGTACCAGGACGACCACGCCTTCACCCCCGCGCAGGCCGCCCGCCTCGGCTTCGCGACCGCGGTCCACTCCTGGGTCTTCAACGGAACGGCCCAGCGCCACGGCCACGCGGGCGCGGCCACCGAGCACCACGCCGCGTACCTGATCGAACTGTCGAAGGCCTGGGCCACCGATCCGCACCGCCCGGTCTGGCTCCAGGAGGTCGGCGCCCCCGCGCCGGTGGTGCCGCCCGAGCACGCGGCGGCGTTCGCCACCGCCACCGTCGCGGGCGCCCTGGACTGCGAGGACGTGTGGGGGGTGACCTGGTGGTGCTCGCACGACGTCGCCCGGTCCCTCGCCGACTTCCCCGAACTCGAGTACACCCTCGGGCTCCTCACCAACGACCGCGAGGTCAAGCCGGCGGGCACCGCCGTGGCCCGCGCCGTGGCGGAGCTGCGCGACCGGGGGTACGCGCCGCGGCCGCGGACGACCGCGCTCGTCGTCGACGTGGGCGACGCCCTGACGGCGCCCCGCCGGGCCGGATGCGCCCCCGGCGGCGAGGTATTCGAGGCGTGGGCCGCGCTGACCGCCCGGGGCGTACGGCCCGCCCTGGTGCTCGCCGACCGGGCCGCGGACGCGGCACACCTGGCCGCCCGCGGCATCACCGAGGTCGTCACGCCCGCCCAGGCCCGCTGA
- a CDS encoding class I SAM-dependent methyltransferase gives MATRKNLRADRTSLTHKVGYALRHPTRVAGYARRAARDRWLAHRHRDHVAYYRAVMASDTARDPEAAVGSGSHDRWLALGAMQFDYLREHGLSPRHRLLDIGCGNLRAGWRLIEHLDAGHYYGIDISPDILIAAKRTVTAQGLQRKLPYLTLTHDLTFDFLPDRHFDVVHAHSVFSHSPLEVIDECLAHVARILAPGGWFDFTFDRTEGKEHHVLREDFYYRTETLVGLAARHELRARFMDDWELRGHGQSKIRVYAG, from the coding sequence ATGGCCACCAGGAAGAACCTCCGGGCCGACCGGACGAGCCTCACCCACAAGGTCGGCTACGCCCTCCGGCACCCCACGCGGGTCGCCGGGTACGCGCGCCGGGCCGCTCGGGACCGCTGGCTCGCGCACCGGCACCGCGACCACGTGGCGTACTACCGGGCCGTCATGGCCAGCGACACCGCCCGGGACCCCGAGGCCGCCGTCGGCAGCGGCAGCCACGACCGCTGGCTGGCGCTGGGCGCGATGCAGTTCGACTACCTGCGCGAGCACGGCCTGTCGCCCCGGCACCGGCTGCTGGACATCGGGTGCGGCAACCTGCGGGCGGGCTGGCGCCTCATCGAGCACCTCGACGCCGGCCACTACTACGGCATCGACATCTCCCCCGACATCCTGATCGCCGCCAAGCGCACCGTGACCGCGCAGGGCCTGCAGCGCAAGCTGCCGTACCTCACGCTCACCCACGACCTGACCTTCGACTTCCTGCCGGACCGCCACTTCGACGTGGTCCACGCGCACAGCGTCTTCTCCCACTCGCCCCTGGAGGTCATCGACGAGTGCCTGGCCCACGTGGCGCGGATCCTGGCCCCGGGCGGGTGGTTCGACTTCACGTTCGACCGCACCGAGGGGAAGGAACACCACGTGCTGCGCGAGGACTTCTACTACCGCACCGAGACGCTGGTCGGCCTGGCCGCCCGGCACGAGCTGCGCGCCCGCTTCATGGACGACTGGGAACTGCGCGGCCACGGACAGTCGAAGATCCGCGTCTACGCGGGCTGA
- the sthA gene encoding Si-specific NAD(P)(+) transhydrogenase, whose amino-acid sequence MTEFDLLVIGSGPGGQKAAIAAAKLGRRVAVVDRPDMVGGVSIHSGTIPSKTLREAVLYLTGLTQRDLYGQSYRLKEDITIADLTARTQHVVSREVDVIRSQLSRNRVTMLTGTGRFMDDHTVAVEDPSGREVLVTAGNIVIATGTRPARPSTVEFDDRTVMDSDSVLNLDRVPRSMVIVGAGVIGIEYASMFAALGSKVTVVEQRDGMLDFCDVEVVEALKYHLRDLAVTFRFGETVAAVERHATGALTVLQSGKKIPADAVMYSAGRQGLTDALDLGKAGLTADKRGRISVDEHYRTSVPHIYAVGDVIGFPALAATSMEQGRLAAYHACGEPVNAMHGLQPIGIYTIPEISFVGRTEDQLTDDNVPFEVGISRYRELARGQIIGDSHGMLKLLVSTEDRTLLGVHCFGTGATELLHIGQAVMGCGGTVDYLVDAVFNYPTLAESYKVAALDATNKLRQINRLTG is encoded by the coding sequence GTGACCGAATTCGACCTGCTCGTCATCGGATCCGGCCCGGGTGGCCAGAAGGCCGCCATCGCCGCGGCCAAGCTGGGCCGCCGGGTCGCCGTCGTCGACCGCCCCGACATGGTCGGCGGGGTCTCCATCCACTCCGGCACCATCCCGTCGAAGACGCTTCGCGAGGCCGTGCTCTACCTGACCGGGCTCACCCAGCGGGACCTGTACGGCCAGAGTTACCGCCTCAAGGAGGACATCACCATCGCGGACCTCACCGCGCGCACCCAGCACGTGGTGAGCCGCGAGGTGGACGTGATCCGCAGTCAGCTCTCCCGCAACCGCGTCACCATGCTCACCGGGACCGGCCGCTTCATGGACGACCACACGGTCGCCGTGGAGGACCCCTCCGGCCGCGAGGTGCTGGTCACCGCCGGGAACATCGTCATCGCCACCGGGACGCGCCCGGCCCGACCGTCGACCGTGGAGTTCGACGACCGCACGGTGATGGACTCCGACAGCGTGCTCAACCTGGACCGGGTCCCGCGCTCCATGGTCATCGTCGGCGCCGGCGTCATCGGCATCGAGTACGCCTCGATGTTCGCCGCGCTGGGCAGCAAGGTGACGGTGGTCGAACAGCGTGACGGGATGCTGGACTTCTGCGACGTCGAGGTGGTCGAGGCGCTCAAGTACCACCTGCGGGACCTCGCCGTCACCTTCCGCTTCGGCGAGACGGTGGCGGCCGTGGAGCGGCATGCGACGGGCGCGCTGACCGTCCTGCAGAGCGGGAAGAAGATCCCCGCGGACGCCGTCATGTACTCGGCCGGGCGGCAGGGCCTCACCGACGCCCTCGACCTCGGCAAGGCGGGCCTCACCGCGGACAAGCGGGGCCGGATATCCGTGGACGAGCACTACCGCACCTCCGTGCCGCACATCTACGCCGTCGGCGACGTCATCGGCTTCCCGGCGCTCGCGGCCACCTCCATGGAGCAGGGCAGGCTCGCGGCGTACCACGCCTGCGGCGAACCGGTGAACGCGATGCACGGCCTGCAGCCGATCGGCATCTACACGATCCCGGAGATCAGCTTCGTCGGCCGTACGGAGGACCAGCTCACCGACGACAACGTGCCCTTCGAGGTGGGCATCTCGCGCTACCGCGAGCTGGCCCGCGGCCAGATCATCGGCGACTCGCACGGCATGCTGAAGCTGCTGGTGTCGACGGAGGACCGCACGCTGCTCGGCGTCCACTGCTTCGGCACCGGTGCCACGGAGCTGCTGCACATCGGCCAGGCGGTGATGGGCTGCGGCGGCACGGTCGACTACCTGGTCGACGCCGTGTTCAACTACCCGACCCTCGCCGAGTCGTACAAGGTGGCCGCCCTCGACGCCACCAACAAGCTCCGCCAGATCAACCGCCTCACCGGCTGA
- a CDS encoding LacI family transcriptional regulator yields the protein MKDIARRAGVSESAVSFALNDRPGVSETTRWRVRRVADQLGWRASTAARALSGEGAATVGLVLARPASSLGIESFFLQLVSGIQEVLSERHLGLLFRVVADAEEECAVYRRWWAEQRVDGVIVVDPRIGDPRPALLDALGLPAVVVGGRDVDREPHEPVAYPVISTVRVDDAAAMGAIVDHLAGLGHRRVVHVAGLAGLAHTTRRIGSLRSGAARLGMSGVRSVTTDYSEGQGAEATCLALAGPEPPTAIIYDNDVMAVAGAAVALSMGLSVPRDLSVVAWEDSALCRATHPRLTALDRDATAFGRRAAAELVCLLGGRPARDVAQPTPALVVRDSTAPPRG from the coding sequence ATGAAGGACATCGCCCGGCGGGCGGGCGTCTCGGAGAGCGCCGTGTCCTTCGCCCTCAACGACCGCCCCGGGGTCTCCGAGACCACCCGCTGGCGTGTGCGCCGGGTCGCCGACCAGCTCGGCTGGCGGGCCAGCACCGCCGCGCGGGCCCTGTCGGGGGAGGGCGCCGCCACCGTGGGCCTGGTGCTCGCCCGCCCGGCGAGCTCGCTGGGCATCGAGTCGTTCTTCCTCCAGCTCGTCTCGGGCATCCAGGAGGTGCTGTCCGAACGCCACCTCGGCCTGCTCTTCCGGGTGGTGGCGGACGCCGAGGAGGAGTGCGCGGTCTACCGCAGGTGGTGGGCCGAGCAGCGGGTCGACGGGGTCATCGTCGTGGACCCGCGGATCGGCGATCCCCGGCCGGCCCTCCTGGACGCCCTGGGCCTGCCCGCCGTGGTGGTCGGCGGCCGCGACGTAGACCGTGAACCGCACGAGCCGGTCGCGTACCCGGTGATCTCCACCGTCCGGGTGGACGACGCGGCTGCCATGGGCGCGATCGTCGACCACCTGGCGGGGCTGGGCCACCGCCGTGTCGTACACGTCGCGGGCCTGGCCGGCCTGGCGCACACCACGCGCCGCATCGGCTCGCTGCGGTCTGGGGCCGCGCGCCTGGGGATGTCCGGCGTCCGCTCCGTCACCACCGACTACTCCGAGGGTCAGGGCGCCGAGGCCACCTGCCTCGCGCTGGCCGGCCCCGAGCCGCCCACGGCGATCATCTACGACAACGACGTGATGGCGGTCGCGGGCGCCGCTGTGGCCCTCAGCATGGGCCTGTCCGTACCGCGCGACCTGTCGGTCGTCGCCTGGGAGGACTCGGCGCTCTGCCGGGCCACGCATCCGCGCCTGACCGCCCTGGACCGCGACGCGACGGCCTTCGGGCGGCGTGCGGCGGCGGAACTGGTCTGCCTGCTCGGCGGCCGCCCGGCCCGCGACGTGGCCCAGCCGACGCCGGCACTCGTCGTCCGCGACAGCACGGCGCCGCCGCGCGGCTGA
- a CDS encoding ABATE domain-containing protein, with protein MSERAPATGTLATPRTRVTAKVRALRFDAGSLSLDLVATVGRRPSTPVERLGDHDRLRDWCGGVGLTLRDGEDATALLDALHELRAAATDVATAVVDGRTPRAECVGLLNDLARVEPPAPFLRVDAQGRPSAGTEPLSAAQLLSAVARDLIALVTEPRLRDRLRTCAAEICGMLYLDPGNGKPRKWCSMERCGNNAKAARHRHRASAPTP; from the coding sequence ATGAGCGAGCGCGCACCGGCCACGGGGACCCTGGCCACTCCCCGCACCCGCGTCACGGCCAAGGTCCGTGCGCTGCGCTTCGACGCGGGCTCCCTCTCGCTCGACCTCGTCGCCACCGTCGGCCGCCGCCCCAGCACCCCCGTGGAGCGGCTCGGCGATCACGACCGCCTCCGCGACTGGTGCGGCGGCGTCGGACTGACCCTGCGGGACGGGGAGGACGCGACGGCCCTGCTCGACGCACTCCACGAGCTGCGCGCCGCCGCCACCGACGTCGCCACCGCGGTCGTCGACGGCCGCACGCCGCGAGCGGAGTGCGTGGGCCTGCTCAACGACCTGGCCCGCGTCGAGCCGCCCGCGCCCTTCCTCCGCGTCGACGCGCAAGGGCGTCCGAGCGCCGGGACGGAACCGCTGTCGGCCGCCCAGTTGCTCTCCGCCGTCGCCCGGGACCTGATCGCGCTGGTCACCGAGCCGCGCCTGCGGGACCGGCTGCGCACCTGCGCCGCGGAGATCTGCGGCATGCTCTACCTCGACCCCGGCAACGGGAAGCCGCGCAAGTGGTGCTCCATGGAGCGCTGCGGCAACAACGCGAAGGCCGCCCGGCACCGGCACCGTGCCTCCGCGCCCACCCCGTAG
- a CDS encoding dehydrogenase: MQESRAVWLPYRSGEFAGPLPDGLSYHFWDGLSAFPSDPRDVRFVVVPPVPAKQHQILDRLLPHAERLEVLQVLSSGHDYLAPFLGLLPSGTRVATANGVHGEATAELAVTLLLAAGRGLDDFSRRHALGQWQPRVFPTLSGKEVLIVGQGAVGRAVAARLAPFGCRVVRLARTARDTADGHVHGFADLPGLLPSADAVVLCAPLTDETRDLMDGSRLALMKDGAVLVNVARGELVDTRALVREAGRGRLRAALDVTAPEPLPSGHPLWYLPGVLITPHVGAFTDAFTPTSLAFIAQQLARYAGGESLVNVLPLMAAAR; the protein is encoded by the coding sequence ATGCAAGAAAGCCGCGCGGTCTGGCTCCCCTATCGGTCCGGTGAATTCGCCGGACCGCTGCCCGACGGCCTGTCGTACCACTTCTGGGACGGCCTCTCGGCCTTCCCCTCCGATCCCCGGGACGTACGGTTCGTCGTCGTCCCGCCCGTCCCGGCCAAGCAGCACCAGATCCTCGACCGGCTGCTGCCCCACGCCGAGCGGCTGGAGGTCCTCCAGGTCCTCAGCTCCGGGCACGACTACCTCGCCCCCTTCCTGGGACTCCTTCCCTCCGGCACCCGCGTCGCCACGGCCAACGGCGTGCACGGCGAGGCCACGGCCGAGCTGGCGGTGACGCTGCTGCTGGCCGCGGGGCGCGGTCTCGACGACTTCTCCCGCCGGCACGCCCTGGGTCAGTGGCAGCCCCGCGTCTTCCCCACGTTGTCCGGCAAGGAGGTCCTGATCGTCGGCCAGGGCGCGGTCGGAAGGGCCGTGGCCGCCAGGCTCGCCCCGTTCGGCTGCCGGGTGGTCCGGCTGGCACGTACCGCGCGCGACACCGCGGACGGCCATGTGCACGGGTTCGCGGACCTGCCCGGGCTGCTCCCCTCCGCCGACGCCGTCGTGCTGTGCGCGCCCCTGACGGACGAGACCCGCGACCTGATGGACGGCTCCCGCCTGGCCCTGATGAAGGACGGGGCCGTCCTGGTCAACGTGGCCAGGGGGGAACTCGTCGACACGCGGGCGCTGGTGCGGGAAGCCGGACGCGGGCGGCTGCGCGCCGCCCTGGACGTCACCGCGCCCGAGCCGCTGCCCAGCGGTCACCCGCTCTGGTACCTGCCCGGCGTCCTCATCACACCGCACGTCGGGGCCTTCACCGACGCCTTCACGCCCACCTCCCTCGCCTTCATCGCGCAGCAGCTGGCCCGCTACGCGGGCGGTGAGTCCCTGGTGAACGTCCTGCCGCTGATGGCCGCCGCGCGCTGA
- a CDS encoding alpha/beta fold hydrolase, with amino-acid sequence MTHLPHDPAPAPTRRTALAGLAAGAGALAAAGCTPSGASPAGPPSPGGPGTGPGSGSGRTSASAAGPVGGATPGVMALFDDPAYDFSALLALGACGYGSAEVGEVLTAVNAVTTAGVSAQSYTRTFRELGDRLLTTPRGSMPGRQTTRFRTLRAAQYYGQALFFVLGSEDPGDEERLYRAGRRAWDAFCERCDPAPVTAGVAYGRTRMPVWFFRPEGAERRRPTVILTNGSDGQNVDMWTYGVSAALDRGWNALVYDGPGQGHVLFVEEVVFTPRWEKVVTPLVDWLTARSDVDPGRIALTGLSMGGNLAPRAAAFEHRIAALVAMPGCVSPWLAFPREVREILTADKERTNAVWNKEVVPALSPSEAATLKKRFEPFSVPAMTEAREGRMFTDFFTPARLIASLDVSDVLGRIKAPTLVLDYEFEQFYPGQPRRLYDGLTAPKDYVKLTAATGAQLHCSPMAPQQHCEVVFDWLQDRLSVR; translated from the coding sequence ATGACGCACCTTCCGCACGACCCCGCCCCCGCGCCCACCCGTCGCACCGCGCTGGCCGGGCTCGCGGCAGGGGCCGGGGCCCTGGCGGCCGCCGGGTGCACGCCCTCGGGCGCCTCCCCCGCGGGCCCGCCTTCGCCCGGCGGTCCGGGAACGGGGCCCGGGTCCGGGTCCGGGCGGACGTCGGCCTCCGCTGCGGGTCCCGTGGGCGGTGCCACCCCCGGGGTGATGGCCCTCTTCGACGACCCCGCCTACGACTTCAGCGCGCTGCTGGCCCTCGGCGCCTGCGGCTACGGCTCCGCAGAGGTCGGCGAGGTGCTCACCGCCGTGAACGCCGTCACCACGGCGGGGGTGTCGGCGCAGTCGTACACCCGCACCTTCAGGGAACTGGGCGACCGGCTGCTGACGACGCCGAGGGGCAGCATGCCCGGGCGCCAGACGACACGGTTCCGGACGCTGCGGGCGGCCCAGTACTACGGCCAGGCGCTGTTCTTCGTCCTCGGCTCCGAGGACCCGGGCGACGAGGAGCGGCTCTACCGTGCCGGGCGCCGCGCCTGGGACGCCTTCTGCGAGCGCTGCGATCCGGCCCCGGTGACGGCGGGCGTGGCCTACGGGAGGACGCGGATGCCGGTGTGGTTCTTCCGGCCGGAAGGGGCGGAACGGCGGCGGCCCACCGTGATCCTGACCAATGGCAGCGACGGCCAGAACGTCGACATGTGGACCTACGGCGTGTCAGCGGCCCTGGACCGCGGCTGGAACGCGCTCGTCTACGACGGCCCGGGACAGGGCCATGTGCTCTTCGTGGAGGAGGTCGTCTTCACCCCGCGCTGGGAGAAGGTCGTCACCCCGCTGGTGGACTGGCTGACCGCCCGCTCCGACGTGGACCCCGGCCGGATCGCCCTGACCGGTCTGAGCATGGGCGGCAACCTGGCGCCCCGGGCGGCGGCCTTCGAGCACCGGATCGCCGCCCTGGTGGCGATGCCCGGCTGTGTGTCCCCCTGGCTGGCCTTCCCCCGGGAGGTCAGGGAGATCCTCACCGCCGACAAGGAACGGACCAACGCCGTCTGGAACAAGGAGGTCGTCCCGGCGCTGAGCCCGTCCGAGGCGGCGACGCTCAAGAAGCGCTTCGAACCCTTCTCGGTCCCGGCGATGACCGAGGCGCGGGAGGGCAGGATGTTCACCGACTTCTTCACCCCCGCCCGGCTCATCGCCTCACTGGACGTCAGCGATGTGCTGGGCCGGATCAAGGCGCCCACCCTGGTGCTGGACTACGAGTTCGAACAGTTCTACCCCGGGCAGCCGCGCCGGCTGTACGACGGGCTCACCGCCCCGAAGGACTACGTGAAACTGACGGCGGCCACCGGGGCGCAGCTGCACTGCTCCCCGATGGCCCCCCAGCAGCACTGCGAGGTCGTCTTCGACTGGCTGCAGGACAGGCTCTCGGTGCGCTGA